Proteins encoded together in one Chrysemys picta bellii isolate R12L10 chromosome 22, ASM1138683v2, whole genome shotgun sequence window:
- the MARS1 gene encoding methionine--tRNA ligase, cytoplasmic isoform X2, which produces MRLYLSEGSAQGLKVVAAAGASGVRVRLERVPPDGRVVPFLTHPRVPALHLDSGTFLFSPNAICQYFFLLAGKEPNDLTNQWLEWEATELQPAVSTALYCHLVQGKKGGEVLGAIRKTLTYIDQSLTSKATPYLAGEAESVADIVLWATLFPVLRDEFCLPDELEALRSWFQTMNLSEPCRSAVASVLTPKGAQEFKGYLQKQPGPSLHWEKPAANEPEEEELAERSLSEEEIAAAAEAWARGPAALPERWQPASPVLPVEGKRNILITSALPYVNNVPHLGNIIGCVLSADVFARYCRLRNWNTLYVCGTDEYGTATETKALEEGLTPQQICDKYNAIHAQIYRWFDISFDYFGRTTTAHQTTIAQDIFRRLLERDMLLTDTVDQLRCERCQRFLADRFVEGTCPFCNYEEARGDQCDKCGKLINAVELKKPQCKVCKDSPVVKSSQHLFLDLPKLEGLLDKWLEQSWATGDWTANSRFITRSWIRDGLKPRCITRDLKWGTPVPLDGFRDKVFYVWFDAPIGYLSITANYTDQWERWWKNPQQVQLYNFMAKDNVPFHSVVFPCTLLGAEDNYTLVNHLIATEYLNYEDGKFSKSRGMGVFGDMAQDTGIPADIWRFYLLFLRPEGQDSAFSWTDLMLKNNSELLNNLGNFVNRAGMFVCKFFGGRVPPMELGADDKRLLAHVTLELHQYNQLLEKVRIRDALRCILSISRYGNQYIQVNEPWKRIKGHDADRTRAGTVTGVAVNIASLISVMLQPYMPSISATIQRQLCVPQACNVLTDTFLCLLPPGHQIGTVTPLFQKLEGEQIEALRKRFGGGQAHAARMASADMTPPGPGGGAVLAGDPQKVKELTEEVAKQADRVRQLKASKAEKGQIDAEVAKLLELKKQLALAEGKTPEPPAPKGKKRK; this is translated from the exons ATGCGGCTCTACCTGAGCGAGGGCAGCGCCCAGGGCCTCAAGGTGGTGGCGGCGGCCGGGGCCAGCGGGGTCCGCGTGAGGCTGGAGCGGGTTCCCCCGGACG GTCGCGTGGTCCCTTTCCTCACCCACCCACGGGTGCCAGCCCTGCACCTGGACAGCGGcactttcctcttctccccaAATGCCATCTGTCA GTACTTCTTCCTCTTAGCTGGAAAGGAACCCAACGATCTCACCAATCAGTGGCTTGAATGGGAAGCAACGGAGCTGCAG CCGGCCGTGTCCACAGCCCTGTATTGCCACCTGGTGCAAGGAAAGAAAGGAGGAGAGGTTCTGGGGGCCATCAGGAAAACGTTAACCTACATTGATCAAAGCTTGACCAGCAAGGCCACGCCTTACCTCGCCGGG GAGGCAGAATCGGTAGCCGACATTGTCCTGTGGGCCACCCTGTTCCCTGTGTTGCGGGATGAATTCTGTCTGCCAG ATGAGCTGGAGGCTCTGAGGAGCTGGTTCCAGACCATGAACCTCTCGGAGCCCTGCAGAAGCGCCGTGGCGTCCGTACTGACGCCCAAGGGAGCCCAGGAGTTCAAAGGGtatctgcagaaacagccagggCCCAGCCTGCACTGGGAGAAGCCAGCAGCTAACGAGCCAGAG GAAGAGGAATTGGCCGAGCGCTCGTTGTCGGAGGAAGAAATCGCAGCTGCCGCGGAGGCCTGGGCCAGAGGCCCGGCAGCCCTGCCCGAACGCTGGCAACCGGCAAGCCCTGT GCTGCCCGTGGAGGGCAAAAGGAACATCCTGATCACCAGTGCCTTGCCCTACGTCAACAACGTGCCCCACCTGGGGAACATCATCGGCTGCGTCCTCAGCGCCGACGTCTTCGCCAG GTACTGCCGCCTGCGGAACTGGAACACGCTCTATGTGTGCGGCACGGACGAGTACGGCACGGCCACGGAGACCAAGGCCCTGGAGGAGGGGCTGACGCCCCAGCAGATCTGCGACAAGTACAACGCCATCCACGCCCAGATCTACCGCTGGTTCGACATCTCCTTTGACTACTTCGGCCGGACCACCACAGCCCACCAGACCAC AATAGCCCAGGACATCTTCCGGCGCCTGCTGGAGCGCGACATGCTGCTGACGGACACCGTGGACCAGCTGCGGTGCGAGCGCTGCCAGCGCTTCTTGGCCGACCGCTTTGTGGAGggcacctgccccttctgcaacTACGAGGAGGCCCGGGGCGACCAGTGTGACAAGTGCGGGAAGCTCATCAACGCGGTGGAGCTCAAG AAACCTCAGTGCAAAGTATGCAAAGACTCCCCGGTGGTGAAGTCCTCGCAGCATCTCTTCCTGGACCTGCCCAAG ctggaggggctCCTGGACAAGTGGCTGGAGCAGTCGTGGGCCACGGGCGACTGGACGGCCAACTCCCGCTTCATTACCCGCTCCTGGATCCGTGACGGCCTCAAGCCCCGCTGCATCACCCGCGACCTGAAATGGGGGACGCCCGTCCCCCTAGACGGCTTCCGCGACAAG GTGTTCTACGTCTGGTTCGATGCCCCGATCGGCTACCTGTCCATCACGGCCAACTACACAGACCAGTGGGAGAGGTGGTGGAAGAACCCACAGCAG gtccagCTGTACAACTTCATGGCCAAGGACAACGTCCCCTTCCACAGCGTCGTCTTCCCCTGCACGCTGCTCGGTGCCGAGGATAACTACACGCTGGTCAACCACCTCATCGCCACGG agtacctgaaCTACGAGGACGGGAAGTTCTCCAAGAGCCGCGGCATGGGGGTGTTTGGGGACATGGCCCAGGACACGGGGATCCCCGCCGACATCTGGCGCTTCTACCTGCTCTTCCTGCGCCCCGAGGGGCAGGACAGCGCCTTCTCCTGGACCGACCTCATGCTGAAGAACAACTCCGAGCTGCTCAACAACCTGGGCAACTTCGTCAACAG gGCCGGGATGTTCGTCTGTAAGTTCTTCGGGGGGCGCGTCCCCCCCATGGAGCTGGGCGCGGACGACAAGCGGCTGCTGGCTCATGTCACCCTGGAGCTGCACCAGTACAACCAGCTGCTGGAGAAGGTCCG gATCCGGGACGCCCTGCGCTGCATCCTGAGCATTTCTCGCTATGGCAACCAGTACATCCAGGTGAACGAGCCCTGGAAACGGATCAAGGGTCATGACGCTGACAG GACTCGGGCGGGCACAGTGACGGGCGTCGCTGTCAATATCGCCTCCCTGATCTCAGTCATGCTGCAGCCGTACATGCCCAGCATCAGCGCCACCATCCAGCGCCAGCTCTGTGTGCCACAGGCCTGCAACGTGTTGACGGacaccttcctctgcctcctgccccccgggCACCAGATCGGCACG gtgACGCCCCTGTTTCAGAAGCTGGAGGGCGAGCAGATAGAAGCCCTGCGGAAGCGGTTTGGTGGAGGGCAG GCACATGCTGCCCGCATGGCCTCGGCCGACATGACACCCCCTGGGCCTGGGGGAGGCGCTGTGCTGGCAGGGGACCCCCAGAAggtcaaggagctgactgaggaagtGGCCAAACAG GCCGACCGCGTGCGCCAGCTGAAGGCCAGCAAGGCAGAGAAGGGGCAGATCGACGCCGAGGTTGCCAAGCTGCTGGAGCTGAAGAAGCAGTTGGCGCTGGCTGAGGGGAagacccccgagcccccggcccccaaggggaagaagaggaaatAG
- the MARS1 gene encoding methionine--tRNA ligase, cytoplasmic isoform X1: MRLYLSEGSAQGLKVVAAAGASGVRVRLERVPPDGRVVPFLTHPRVPALHLDSGTFLFSPNAICQYFFLLAGKEPNDLTNQWLEWEATELQPAVSTALYCHLVQGKKGGEVLGAIRKTLTYIDQSLTSKATPYLAGEAESVADIVLWATLFPVLRDEFCLPDELEALRSWFQTMNLSEPCRSAVASVLTPKGAQEFKGYLQKQPGPSLHWEKPAANEPEEEELAERSLSEEEIAAAAEAWARGPAALPERWQPASPVLPVEGKRNILITSALPYVNNVPHLGNIIGCVLSADVFARYCRLRNWNTLYVCGTDEYGTATETKALEEGLTPQQICDKYNAIHAQIYRWFDISFDYFGRTTTAHQTTIAQDIFRRLLERDMLLTDTVDQLRCERCQRFLADRFVEGTCPFCNYEEARGDQCDKCGKLINAVELKKPQCKVCKDSPVVKSSQHLFLDLPKLEGLLDKWLEQSWATGDWTANSRFITRSWIRDGLKPRCITRDLKWGTPVPLDGFRDKVFYVWFDAPIGYLSITANYTDQWERWWKNPQQVQLYNFMAKDNVPFHSVVFPCTLLGAEDNYTLVNHLIATEYLNYEDGKFSKSRGMGVFGDMAQDTGIPADIWRFYLLFLRPEGQDSAFSWTDLMLKNNSELLNNLGNFVNRAGMFVCKFFGGRVPPMELGADDKRLLAHVTLELHQYNQLLEKVRIRDALRCILSISRYGNQYIQVNEPWKRIKGHDADRTRAGTVTGVAVNIASLISVMLQPYMPSISATIQRQLCVPQACNVLTDTFLCLLPPGHQIGTVTPLFQKLEGEQIEALRKRFGGGQPEDSTLELKAHAARMASADMTPPGPGGGAVLAGDPQKVKELTEEVAKQADRVRQLKASKAEKGQIDAEVAKLLELKKQLALAEGKTPEPPAPKGKKRK, from the exons ATGCGGCTCTACCTGAGCGAGGGCAGCGCCCAGGGCCTCAAGGTGGTGGCGGCGGCCGGGGCCAGCGGGGTCCGCGTGAGGCTGGAGCGGGTTCCCCCGGACG GTCGCGTGGTCCCTTTCCTCACCCACCCACGGGTGCCAGCCCTGCACCTGGACAGCGGcactttcctcttctccccaAATGCCATCTGTCA GTACTTCTTCCTCTTAGCTGGAAAGGAACCCAACGATCTCACCAATCAGTGGCTTGAATGGGAAGCAACGGAGCTGCAG CCGGCCGTGTCCACAGCCCTGTATTGCCACCTGGTGCAAGGAAAGAAAGGAGGAGAGGTTCTGGGGGCCATCAGGAAAACGTTAACCTACATTGATCAAAGCTTGACCAGCAAGGCCACGCCTTACCTCGCCGGG GAGGCAGAATCGGTAGCCGACATTGTCCTGTGGGCCACCCTGTTCCCTGTGTTGCGGGATGAATTCTGTCTGCCAG ATGAGCTGGAGGCTCTGAGGAGCTGGTTCCAGACCATGAACCTCTCGGAGCCCTGCAGAAGCGCCGTGGCGTCCGTACTGACGCCCAAGGGAGCCCAGGAGTTCAAAGGGtatctgcagaaacagccagggCCCAGCCTGCACTGGGAGAAGCCAGCAGCTAACGAGCCAGAG GAAGAGGAATTGGCCGAGCGCTCGTTGTCGGAGGAAGAAATCGCAGCTGCCGCGGAGGCCTGGGCCAGAGGCCCGGCAGCCCTGCCCGAACGCTGGCAACCGGCAAGCCCTGT GCTGCCCGTGGAGGGCAAAAGGAACATCCTGATCACCAGTGCCTTGCCCTACGTCAACAACGTGCCCCACCTGGGGAACATCATCGGCTGCGTCCTCAGCGCCGACGTCTTCGCCAG GTACTGCCGCCTGCGGAACTGGAACACGCTCTATGTGTGCGGCACGGACGAGTACGGCACGGCCACGGAGACCAAGGCCCTGGAGGAGGGGCTGACGCCCCAGCAGATCTGCGACAAGTACAACGCCATCCACGCCCAGATCTACCGCTGGTTCGACATCTCCTTTGACTACTTCGGCCGGACCACCACAGCCCACCAGACCAC AATAGCCCAGGACATCTTCCGGCGCCTGCTGGAGCGCGACATGCTGCTGACGGACACCGTGGACCAGCTGCGGTGCGAGCGCTGCCAGCGCTTCTTGGCCGACCGCTTTGTGGAGggcacctgccccttctgcaacTACGAGGAGGCCCGGGGCGACCAGTGTGACAAGTGCGGGAAGCTCATCAACGCGGTGGAGCTCAAG AAACCTCAGTGCAAAGTATGCAAAGACTCCCCGGTGGTGAAGTCCTCGCAGCATCTCTTCCTGGACCTGCCCAAG ctggaggggctCCTGGACAAGTGGCTGGAGCAGTCGTGGGCCACGGGCGACTGGACGGCCAACTCCCGCTTCATTACCCGCTCCTGGATCCGTGACGGCCTCAAGCCCCGCTGCATCACCCGCGACCTGAAATGGGGGACGCCCGTCCCCCTAGACGGCTTCCGCGACAAG GTGTTCTACGTCTGGTTCGATGCCCCGATCGGCTACCTGTCCATCACGGCCAACTACACAGACCAGTGGGAGAGGTGGTGGAAGAACCCACAGCAG gtccagCTGTACAACTTCATGGCCAAGGACAACGTCCCCTTCCACAGCGTCGTCTTCCCCTGCACGCTGCTCGGTGCCGAGGATAACTACACGCTGGTCAACCACCTCATCGCCACGG agtacctgaaCTACGAGGACGGGAAGTTCTCCAAGAGCCGCGGCATGGGGGTGTTTGGGGACATGGCCCAGGACACGGGGATCCCCGCCGACATCTGGCGCTTCTACCTGCTCTTCCTGCGCCCCGAGGGGCAGGACAGCGCCTTCTCCTGGACCGACCTCATGCTGAAGAACAACTCCGAGCTGCTCAACAACCTGGGCAACTTCGTCAACAG gGCCGGGATGTTCGTCTGTAAGTTCTTCGGGGGGCGCGTCCCCCCCATGGAGCTGGGCGCGGACGACAAGCGGCTGCTGGCTCATGTCACCCTGGAGCTGCACCAGTACAACCAGCTGCTGGAGAAGGTCCG gATCCGGGACGCCCTGCGCTGCATCCTGAGCATTTCTCGCTATGGCAACCAGTACATCCAGGTGAACGAGCCCTGGAAACGGATCAAGGGTCATGACGCTGACAG GACTCGGGCGGGCACAGTGACGGGCGTCGCTGTCAATATCGCCTCCCTGATCTCAGTCATGCTGCAGCCGTACATGCCCAGCATCAGCGCCACCATCCAGCGCCAGCTCTGTGTGCCACAGGCCTGCAACGTGTTGACGGacaccttcctctgcctcctgccccccgggCACCAGATCGGCACG gtgACGCCCCTGTTTCAGAAGCTGGAGGGCGAGCAGATAGAAGCCCTGCGGAAGCGGTTTGGTGGAGGGCAG CCTGAAGACTCCACCTTGGAGCTGAAG GCACATGCTGCCCGCATGGCCTCGGCCGACATGACACCCCCTGGGCCTGGGGGAGGCGCTGTGCTGGCAGGGGACCCCCAGAAggtcaaggagctgactgaggaagtGGCCAAACAG GCCGACCGCGTGCGCCAGCTGAAGGCCAGCAAGGCAGAGAAGGGGCAGATCGACGCCGAGGTTGCCAAGCTGCTGGAGCTGAAGAAGCAGTTGGCGCTGGCTGAGGGGAagacccccgagcccccggcccccaaggggaagaagaggaaatAG
- the ARHGAP9 gene encoding LOW QUALITY PROTEIN: rho GTPase-activating protein 9 (The sequence of the model RefSeq protein was modified relative to this genomic sequence to represent the inferred CDS: inserted 2 bases in 2 codons) has translation MLSVSTPPPARKEMQCSKQHLGEPPRLSRAVQAAGTENKTEGRCCRPPHGSTPAVMTVLGPGWAGLAACTRRPAALPLAEMLSGRWRLEGRSWRRAGSSSAVALRALYDYQYEAEDGRQVAIAEGERFLLLHKSNEDWWQVRRPSDPRRARPIFVPATYVAEVGPGVEGGPWLSATLLAAAGTGQHPSPGLQPQYRSLQDLSSLPARPAQPGHHSCHSLSLPAWEPGPQLGPGHPVSRSVSASGLAQSPSRDAPAPRCPQERCPEPVGQGVSPPGVPPPGATMEEPPIYCNLEEIKRVRGEPPNPSGPPLQVLDTWERHLDPSTSRSYFYNPETGDKSWKPPRRHREMSLVPVEALSPEPPAAADPGETLAQGGGSVRXTRLGYTKSMILPESRVPKVSHRRNRSQHNFEDWLGTGPPSTSPSPGDSPPRPSDLPHEVEKAGHLNKTKIAEGGRKLKKSWGISWVVLAGNSLVFYKDLKGPAPASWRPASSRPESSVDLRGAVLERARDMSSKKNVIHLRTVTGNEFLLQSDSEAEIQDWHQTIKGVIRRLDRENPLDEPGYVLRRAGSSELGDLSGDEEDEGXRPKDSWKSSGSLRSPDSTERKRVKSKLRRFIVKRPPLQSLQEKGLIRVSSCLP, from the exons ATGTTGTCTGTCTCCACACCGCCCCCGGCACGCAAGGAAATGCAGTGTTCAAAACAACATCTGGGGGAGCCACCCAGGCTAAGCCGGgctgtccaggctgcagggaccgAGAATAAAACAGAGGGGCG gtgCTGCAGGCCACCTCATGGCAGCACCCCAGCGGTG ATGACGGTGCTgggccccggctgggctgggctggcggcGTGCACACGGCGGCCAGCCGCTCTCCCCCTCGCTGAGATGCTGTCTGGGCGGTGGCGGCTGGAAGGCCGGTCCTGGCGCCGGGCCGGCTCCTCCTCGGCCGTGGCGCTGCGAGCCCTCTACGACTACCAGTACGAGGCGGAGGACGGGCGCCAGGTGGCCATCGCAGAGGGCGAGCGCTTCCTGCTGCTGCACAAGTCCAACGAGGACTGGTGGCAGGTGCGGCGGCCCAGCGATCCCCGGAGGGCGCGGCCCATCTTCGTGCCGGCCACCTACGTGGCGGAGGTGGGCCCTGGCGTGGAGGGTGGCCCGTGGCTGAGCGCCACGCTGCTCGCAGCCGCTGGCACCGGGCAGCACCCGTCCCCGG GCCTGCAGCCGCAGTACCGATCCCTCCAGGACCTGTCCAGCCTCCCAGCCCGGCCTGCCCAGCCTGGCCACCACTCCTGCCACAGCCTGAGCCTGCCGGCCTGGGAACCCGGCCCCCAGCTTGGCCCGGGCCACCCCGTCAGCAGGAGCGTCAGCGCCTCTGGCCtggcccagagccccagcagGGACGCGCCTGCCCCCAGATGCCCGCAGGAGAGGTGCCCGGAGCcggtggggcagggggtcagcCCCCCTGGA GTTCCGCCCCCTGGAGCCACCATGGAGGAGCCCCCGATTTACTGCAACCTGGAGGAGATAAAGCGGGTGAGGGGggagccccccaaccccagcgGCCCCCCATTGCAGGTGCTGGACACCTGGGAGCGCCACCTCGACCCCAGCACCAGCCGTAGCTACTTCTACAACCCGGAGACAGGCGACAAGTCTTGGAAACCTCCGCGGCGCCACCGGGAGATG agTTTGGTCCCCGTGGAGGCCCTGAGCCCCGAGCCCCCGGCAGCCGCTGACCCGGGGGAGACGCTGgcgcagggcgggggcagcgtcc CCACCCGGCTCGGCTACACCAAATCCATGATCTTGCCGGAGTCCCGCGTGCCCAAG GTGTCTCACCGCAGGAATCGTTCCCAGCACAACTTTGAGGACTGGTTGGGGACCggtcccccctccacctccccctcccccggggactccccccctcgcccctccGACTTACCCCAT GAGGTGGAGAAGGCCGGGCACCTGAACAAAACCAAGATTGCAGAGGGTGGCCGGAAACTCAA GAAGAGCTGGGGCATCTCCTGGGTGGTGCTGGCTGGGAACAGCCTCGTCTTCTACAAGGATCTCAAGGGCCCGGCCCCCGCCAGCTgg AGACCCGCCAGCAGCAGGCCGGAGAGCAGCGTGGACCTGCGGGGCGCCGTGCTGGAGCGGGCGCGAGACATGTCCAGCAAGAAGAACGTCATTCAT ctccgGACAGTGACTGGCAACGAGTTCCTGCTGCAGTCGGACAGCGAGGCCGAGATCCAGGACTGGCACCAGACTATCAAGGGCGTCATCCGTAGGCTG GACCGGGAGAACCCCCTGGACGAGCCGGGCTACGTGCTGCGCCGAGCGGGCAGCTCCGAGCTGGGGGACCTGAGTGGGGATGAGGAGGACGAGG TGAGGCCGAAGGACAGCTGGAAATCCTCCG gCTCCCTCCGCAGCCCGGACAGCACCGAGAGGAAGCGGGTCAAGAGCAAACTCAGGCGCTTCATCGTCAAACGGCCCCCGCTGCAGAGCCTGCAGGAGAAGGGGCTCATCCGAG tttcctcctgctTGCCCTGA
- the DDIT3 gene encoding DNA damage-inducible transcript 3 protein translates to MAAEPVPASLPSWELEAWYEDLQEVLSSDENGGTSLPPGGAEQKDLATLDATALLWGLDFPAPLAEPTGDAPELDASLTAELLELLSGAPEELVGRPESDSSQSSPAQTCTEDEEGAGPARGVKRKRSSQPQGQGKKRSGEKEQNERRVTELMAENERLKQEIERLSAEVEATRAALIERMVNLQKVEG, encoded by the exons ATGGCAGCCGAGCCGGTGCccgcctccctgcccagctgggagctggaggcCTGGTACGAGGACCTGCAGGAGGTGCTGTCCTCGGATGAGAATGGGGGgacatccctgccccctgggggagcGGAACAG aaAGACCTTGCCACACTTGATGCCACAGCGCTGCTATGGGGCTTGGATTTCCCGGCCCCCTTGGCGGAGCCGACAGGCGATGCCCCCGAGCTGGATGCCAGCTTGACGGCCGagctgctggagctgctgagCGGAGCGCCCGAGGAGCTGGTGGGGCGCCCTGAATCGGACTCCAGCCAGAGCTCCCCGGCTCAGACCTGCACAGAGGATGAGgagggggcaggcccagcccgCGGCGTGAAGAGGAAGAGAAGCAGCCAGCCCCAGGGGCAGGGCAAGAAGCGGAGCGGGGAGAAGGAGCAGAACGAGAGGAGGGTGACAGAGCTGATGGCAGAGAACGAGCGGCTCAAGCAGGAGATCGAGCGGCTGAGCGCAGAGGTGGAGGCCACCAGGGCGGCACTGATTGAGCGCATGGTGAACCTGCAGAAGGTGGAGGGCTGA